A DNA window from Enterobacter asburiae contains the following coding sequences:
- a CDS encoding alpha/beta hydrolase codes for MKTLTAILVSSVFASAAASAQTTNTPTPTAGVQAFLNVLNSGKGKPMEQMTPQEARQVLIGAQQGAKLPPAQVSEKTIQVNGQAIKLKIVKPENASGTLPAFMFFHGGGWVLGDFPTHERLIRDLVRASGAAAVYVDYTPSPEAHFPVAINQAYEATKWVAGHGQEIGVDGSRLGLVGNSVGGNMVASVALQAKQFNGPKIRYNVMLWPVTDANFDTASYNQFENGYFLSKNMMKWFWDNYTTSAADRNNILASPLRASTAQLKGFPETLIQTAELDVLRDEGEAFGRKLDAAGVLVTVTRYNGMIHDYGLLNPLSQEPTVKVALEQAGAALHEHLK; via the coding sequence ATGAAAACACTAACCGCCATCCTGGTTTCTTCAGTCTTCGCGTCAGCTGCGGCATCCGCTCAAACCACCAATACCCCAACCCCGACCGCAGGCGTACAGGCATTTCTTAATGTTTTGAATTCCGGCAAGGGTAAGCCAATGGAACAGATGACCCCGCAGGAGGCCCGCCAGGTACTGATTGGCGCACAGCAAGGCGCAAAACTGCCGCCCGCTCAGGTCTCTGAAAAAACGATCCAGGTAAATGGCCAGGCGATAAAACTGAAAATAGTGAAACCTGAAAACGCCAGCGGCACGCTCCCCGCCTTTATGTTCTTTCACGGCGGCGGCTGGGTGCTGGGTGACTTCCCTACCCACGAACGCTTAATCCGCGACCTCGTTCGCGCTTCGGGTGCCGCTGCGGTTTACGTCGATTACACTCCGTCACCTGAGGCCCATTTCCCGGTAGCAATTAATCAGGCCTATGAAGCGACAAAATGGGTCGCCGGGCACGGTCAGGAAATTGGCGTGGACGGTAGCCGTCTGGGTCTGGTGGGTAACAGCGTGGGCGGCAACATGGTGGCTTCGGTGGCGCTGCAGGCCAAACAGTTCAATGGGCCAAAGATTCGCTACAACGTCATGCTCTGGCCGGTTACCGATGCGAACTTTGATACTGCCTCGTATAACCAGTTCGAAAATGGCTATTTCCTGTCGAAAAACATGATGAAATGGTTCTGGGATAACTACACCACCAGCGCTGCCGATCGCAACAATATCCTTGCCTCTCCGCTTCGCGCCAGCACCGCGCAGCTGAAAGGCTTCCCCGAGACGCTGATCCAGACAGCGGAACTGGACGTTCTTCGGGATGAAGGTGAAGCATTCGGGCGTAAACTGGATGCGGCTGGCGTCCTGGTGACCGTCACGCGCTATAACGGCATGATCCACGACTACGGCCTGCTTAACCCGCTGAGCCAGGAGCCAACGGTGAAAGTTGCCCTTGAGCAGGCAGGTGCAGCGTTGCATGAACACCTGAAGTAG
- a CDS encoding urease subunit beta: MIPGEYQIQPGTIALNVGRETQRVVVENHGDRPIQVGSHYHFYEVNPALKFDREASKGYRLNIPAGTAVRFEPGQKREVTLVQVTGAQRIFGFRGEVMGEVKHG, from the coding sequence ATGATCCCAGGTGAATACCAGATCCAGCCCGGAACGATTGCCCTCAACGTCGGGCGTGAAACCCAACGCGTGGTTGTCGAAAATCACGGCGACAGGCCGATTCAGGTCGGATCGCACTACCACTTTTACGAGGTCAACCCGGCGCTGAAGTTCGATCGGGAAGCCTCCAAAGGCTACCGACTGAACATCCCGGCGGGCACCGCCGTACGCTTCGAGCCCGGCCAGAAGCGGGAAGTGACGCTGGTTCAGGTCACGGGGGCGCAGCGCATTTTCGGCTTTCGCGGCGAGGTGATGGGCGAGGTGAAACATGGCTGA
- the plsY gene encoding glycerol-3-phosphate 1-O-acyltransferase PlsY: MSAIAPGMILLAYLCGSISSAILVCRIAGLPDPRENGSGNPGATNVLRIGGKGAAVAVLIFDVLKGMLPVWGAYALGVTPFWLGLIAIAACVGHIWPVFFGFKGGKGVATAFGAIAPIGWDLTGVMAGTWLLTILLSGYSSLGAIVSALIAPFYVWWFKPQFTFPVSMLSCLILLRHHDNIQRLWRRQETKIWTKLKRKKKDAPKG, from the coding sequence ATGAGTGCAATCGCGCCTGGAATGATCCTCCTCGCCTATCTTTGCGGCTCAATCTCCAGCGCCATTCTGGTCTGCCGCATTGCCGGGTTACCTGACCCGCGTGAAAATGGTTCCGGGAATCCGGGGGCGACCAACGTACTACGAATTGGCGGCAAGGGAGCGGCCGTAGCGGTTTTGATTTTTGATGTTCTGAAAGGGATGCTGCCCGTCTGGGGCGCCTATGCGCTGGGCGTTACGCCGTTCTGGCTGGGGCTCATTGCTATTGCTGCCTGCGTTGGCCACATCTGGCCCGTATTCTTCGGTTTTAAAGGCGGCAAAGGCGTTGCGACGGCCTTCGGTGCGATTGCACCTATCGGCTGGGATCTCACCGGCGTCATGGCCGGGACCTGGCTTCTGACCATTCTTCTTAGCGGCTACTCGTCGCTGGGCGCCATCGTCAGCGCGCTGATCGCCCCGTTCTACGTCTGGTGGTTCAAACCCCAGTTCACCTTCCCGGTGTCGATGCTCTCCTGTCTTATCCTGCTGCGTCATCACGACAATATCCAGCGCCTGTGGCGTCGTCAGGAGACCAAAATCTGGACGAAGCTCAAGAGAAAGAAAAAAGACGCTCCGAAGGGTTAG
- a CDS encoding urease accessory protein UreD: MLAAQVTDNTYKGWQASLALQFCHTPEKTLLHSAHHVGPLTVQRPFYPEGETCHLYLLHPPGGIVGGDMLDISVRLDAKSHALITMPGASKFYRSSGPQARLNQHFYLDENSTLEWLPQDTIIFPGANAALRSAFHLKASSTLLAWELYCLGRPVIGETFSHGTLESRLEVWVDDEPRLIERQHLSDGDLTPVAGRPWLGTLLFYPAKEEHLDAVRERLAPLENYAGATLVDDLLSVRFLSDDNLICQRVMRDIWQSLRPLLTTKIACSPRIWQT; the protein is encoded by the coding sequence ATGTTAGCAGCTCAGGTCACTGATAATACGTATAAAGGCTGGCAGGCGTCGCTTGCCCTGCAGTTTTGTCACACCCCTGAGAAAACCCTCCTGCACTCCGCCCACCACGTCGGGCCGCTCACCGTTCAACGTCCGTTTTACCCCGAAGGGGAAACCTGCCACCTTTACCTGCTGCACCCGCCCGGCGGGATTGTGGGCGGCGATATGCTGGACATTTCCGTTCGGCTGGACGCCAAAAGCCACGCGCTCATCACCATGCCCGGGGCGAGCAAGTTCTATCGCAGCAGCGGCCCGCAGGCGCGTCTGAACCAGCATTTTTACCTCGATGAAAATTCCACCCTGGAGTGGCTGCCGCAGGACACCATTATCTTCCCCGGCGCGAATGCCGCGCTGCGCTCCGCCTTCCACCTGAAGGCCTCCAGCACGCTGCTGGCTTGGGAGCTGTACTGCCTGGGCCGCCCGGTGATCGGTGAGACATTCAGCCACGGCACGCTGGAGAGCCGCCTGGAGGTGTGGGTAGATGACGAGCCGCGCCTGATTGAGCGTCAGCATCTTAGCGACGGCGATCTCACGCCCGTCGCCGGACGTCCGTGGCTCGGCACGCTGCTGTTCTATCCGGCCAAAGAAGAACATCTCGACGCGGTGCGCGAACGGCTCGCCCCGCTGGAAAATTATGCAGGTGCAACGCTCGTTGACGATCTGCTGTCGGTGCGTTTTCTCTCCGACGACAACCTGATTTGCCAGCGGGTGATGCGCGACATCTGGCAGTCGCTTCGCCCGCTTCTCACCACCAAAATCGCCTGTTCGCCGCGTATCTGGCAGACATAA
- the ureC gene encoding urease subunit alpha: MAEISRRAYADMFGPTTGDKVRLADSELWIEVEDDLTVYGEEVKFGGGKVIRDGMGQGQMTAEGCVDLVLTNALIVDHWGIVKADIGVKDGRIFAVGKAGNPDIQPGVTIPIGAATEVIAAEGKIVTAGGIDTHIHWICPQQAEEALVSGVTTMIGGGTGPAAGTNATTCTPGPWYIARMLQAADTLPVNIGLLGKGNGSSPDALREQIAAGAIGLKIHEDWGATPAAINCSLEVADEMDIQVALHSDTLNESGFVEDTLAAIAGRTIHTFHTEGAGGGHAPDIITACAHPNILPSSTNPTLPYTVNTIDEHLDMLMVCHHLDPDIAEDVAFAESRIRRETIAAEDVLHDIGAFSLTSSDSQAMGRVGEVIIRTWQVAHRMKVQRGALPEETGDNDNFRVKRYVAKYTINPALTHGIAHEVGSIEAGKLADLVVWSPAFFGVKPATIVKGGMIACAPMGDINASIPTPQPVHYRPMFGALGAARHATRLTFISQAASANGIPQQLNLQSATAVVKGCRTVKKADMIHNGLQPNITVDSQTYEVRVDDELITSEPADVLPMAQRYFLF; encoded by the coding sequence ATGGCTGAGATTTCGCGCCGGGCGTATGCCGATATGTTCGGCCCCACCACCGGAGATAAAGTGCGGCTTGCCGACAGCGAGCTGTGGATCGAAGTGGAAGACGATCTCACGGTCTATGGCGAAGAGGTCAAGTTCGGCGGCGGAAAGGTGATCCGCGACGGCATGGGCCAGGGGCAGATGACCGCTGAGGGCTGCGTGGATCTGGTTCTCACCAACGCGCTGATCGTCGATCACTGGGGGATCGTAAAAGCCGATATCGGCGTCAAGGACGGACGGATCTTCGCCGTCGGCAAAGCCGGGAACCCGGACATTCAGCCCGGCGTGACGATCCCGATTGGCGCGGCAACGGAAGTCATTGCCGCCGAGGGGAAGATCGTTACCGCCGGCGGGATCGACACCCACATCCACTGGATCTGCCCGCAGCAGGCGGAAGAGGCGCTGGTTTCCGGCGTCACCACCATGATCGGCGGCGGCACCGGACCGGCGGCGGGCACCAACGCCACCACCTGCACGCCGGGGCCATGGTATATCGCCCGCATGCTGCAGGCTGCCGATACGCTGCCGGTGAATATTGGCCTGCTCGGCAAGGGTAACGGCTCCAGCCCGGACGCCCTGCGCGAGCAGATTGCCGCGGGCGCCATCGGGCTGAAGATCCACGAAGACTGGGGCGCGACGCCCGCGGCAATTAACTGCTCGCTGGAGGTGGCTGACGAGATGGATATTCAGGTGGCGCTGCACAGCGACACGCTGAACGAGTCCGGGTTTGTCGAAGACACGCTGGCAGCCATCGCCGGACGCACAATCCACACTTTCCACACCGAAGGCGCGGGCGGCGGCCACGCGCCGGATATCATCACCGCCTGCGCGCATCCGAATATTCTGCCCTCTTCCACCAACCCGACCTTGCCCTACACGGTGAACACCATCGACGAGCATCTCGACATGCTGATGGTTTGCCATCACCTCGATCCGGATATCGCCGAGGACGTAGCGTTTGCCGAATCCCGCATTCGTCGTGAAACCATCGCCGCTGAAGACGTGCTGCACGACATCGGCGCGTTCTCGCTCACCTCGTCAGATTCGCAGGCCATGGGCCGCGTCGGGGAAGTGATTATCCGCACCTGGCAGGTGGCGCACCGCATGAAGGTCCAGCGCGGCGCCCTGCCGGAAGAGACCGGCGATAACGACAACTTCCGCGTGAAGCGCTATGTCGCCAAATACACCATTAACCCGGCGCTCACCCACGGCATCGCCCATGAAGTCGGTTCGATTGAGGCGGGCAAGCTGGCGGATCTCGTGGTCTGGTCTCCGGCGTTCTTCGGCGTCAAACCCGCCACCATCGTCAAGGGCGGGATGATCGCCTGCGCGCCGATGGGCGATATCAACGCCTCGATCCCCACGCCGCAGCCGGTGCATTACCGCCCGATGTTTGGCGCGCTGGGCGCCGCGCGCCACGCTACCCGACTGACGTTTATCTCGCAGGCCGCCAGTGCGAACGGCATTCCGCAGCAGCTCAACCTGCAGAGCGCCACCGCGGTGGTGAAAGGCTGCCGGACGGTGAAAAAGGCGGACATGATCCACAACGGCCTGCAGCCGAATATCACCGTGGACTCGCAAACCTACGAGGTGCGCGTCGACGATGAACTGATAACCAGCGAACCGGCTGACGTTCTGCCGATGGCGCAACGCTATTTCCTGTTTTGA
- a CDS encoding MarR family winged helix-turn-helix transcriptional regulator has product MKENKTLDDLLCFSLYSVTNAFVRQYRPLLQEMDLTYPQFVVLMALYEKDNIPLRDLSDKTFFDSGTLTPLVQKLEAKGFLNRIAVVGDERMKNVVLTDKAKDLKKRVMALPDQIRCSMRMNDDELETLKKLSRTLLDDL; this is encoded by the coding sequence ATGAAAGAAAACAAAACGCTAGATGATTTACTTTGCTTCTCGCTGTACTCGGTCACCAACGCGTTCGTTCGCCAGTATCGCCCCTTACTGCAAGAGATGGATCTAACCTATCCGCAATTCGTTGTTTTGATGGCGCTTTATGAGAAAGATAACATCCCACTTCGCGATCTCAGCGATAAGACATTTTTTGATTCGGGCACATTGACCCCGCTTGTACAAAAGCTTGAGGCAAAAGGATTTCTCAACCGTATCGCGGTTGTGGGTGATGAAAGGATGAAAAATGTTGTACTGACCGACAAGGCCAAAGACCTGAAGAAACGGGTGATGGCATTGCCGGACCAGATTCGCTGCAGCATGCGGATGAATGACGATGAGCTTGAGACGCTAAAAAAACTCTCCCGGACGCTGCTTGACGATTTATAA
- the folB gene encoding bifunctional dihydroneopterin aldolase/7,8-dihydroneopterin epimerase codes for MDIVFIEQLSVITTIGVYDWEQTIEQKLVFDIEMGWDNRKSAKSDDVNDCLSYADISEAVIAHVEGQRFALVERVAEEVAELLLKKFNSPWVRIKLSKPGAVARAANVGVIIERGTNLKGKN; via the coding sequence ATGGATATTGTATTTATAGAGCAACTTTCGGTAATCACCACGATTGGTGTTTACGACTGGGAACAGACCATCGAGCAGAAGCTGGTGTTCGATATCGAAATGGGATGGGATAACCGCAAATCGGCAAAAAGCGATGACGTGAACGACTGTCTGAGCTATGCCGATATCAGTGAAGCGGTCATCGCCCACGTTGAAGGTCAACGTTTTGCGCTGGTCGAACGGGTGGCGGAAGAAGTCGCAGAATTGCTGCTGAAAAAATTCAACTCACCGTGGGTGCGCATCAAGCTGAGCAAGCCGGGAGCGGTGGCGCGCGCCGCCAACGTTGGCGTCATTATTGAACGTGGCACAAATCTGAAAGGCAAGAATTAA
- a CDS encoding MFS transporter encodes MAEITEPTPLSTAGSTPDGDIQWVRSASDVSRLVNDGSQGRTNARIVVSIALGGIFLDAYDLGALAFGIKDITREFNLTPAGTGMVASAITFGAIVGALLGGYLTDKIGRYRVFMADMVFFVVAAIACALAPNEYVLAGARFVMGLGVGIDLPVAMAFLSEFARLKGPGNKASSVAMWCPTWYAAISISYLLVLFFYAVLPESHSDWLWRLILGFGAVPALVIIAIRSRYMSESPVWAANQGNLKEAASILRQSYNINAHVPQDALGQPAPVVNKAKWSNYLNLFRGIYLRRTTLATLLSVVSSFAYNAVAFGLPVIISSFFVQSMLTTILISLVLNLLFAFVGGLLAVRYVPRFGAWRMSLAGYACQLVALLGLALIGRPEGASEGVLAVAMLALFLFGQGFGPGAHTMTFASLSYPTSLRGVGVGLNQTLMRSSSTLSLFLFPLLVASLDTAVFWVIALAPFIGLASLLAIRWEPSGYDVDAEDYR; translated from the coding sequence ATGGCAGAAATCACAGAACCAACTCCCCTTTCAACGGCAGGAAGCACCCCGGATGGCGACATCCAGTGGGTGCGCAGCGCGTCGGACGTATCACGCCTCGTTAATGACGGCTCTCAGGGCCGGACAAACGCCCGTATCGTGGTCAGTATCGCGCTGGGCGGTATTTTCCTCGATGCCTACGATCTGGGCGCGCTGGCGTTCGGCATTAAAGACATCACCCGCGAATTTAACCTGACGCCCGCCGGGACCGGTATGGTGGCCTCGGCGATTACCTTTGGTGCCATTGTCGGGGCGCTGCTCGGCGGTTACCTCACGGATAAAATCGGGCGCTACCGCGTTTTTATGGCTGATATGGTGTTCTTCGTGGTGGCAGCGATCGCCTGTGCGCTGGCCCCGAACGAATATGTGCTCGCGGGCGCCCGCTTTGTGATGGGGCTGGGGGTCGGGATCGACCTTCCCGTGGCGATGGCGTTTTTAAGCGAGTTCGCCAGGCTGAAAGGGCCCGGAAATAAGGCCTCCAGCGTCGCGATGTGGTGCCCCACCTGGTATGCCGCCATCAGCATTTCCTACCTGCTGGTGCTTTTCTTCTACGCCGTGCTGCCGGAAAGCCACAGCGACTGGCTGTGGCGTTTGATTCTCGGCTTTGGCGCAGTGCCCGCGCTGGTGATTATCGCCATCCGCAGCCGCTATATGAGCGAATCTCCGGTCTGGGCGGCGAATCAGGGCAACCTGAAAGAGGCGGCGTCGATTTTACGCCAGTCGTATAACATCAATGCCCACGTGCCGCAGGACGCGCTCGGCCAGCCCGCACCTGTCGTGAATAAAGCGAAATGGTCAAATTATCTGAACCTGTTCCGCGGCATCTACTTGCGCCGCACGACGCTCGCTACGCTGCTTTCCGTCGTCTCGTCGTTTGCCTATAACGCCGTGGCGTTTGGTCTGCCGGTGATCATCTCCAGCTTCTTTGTCCAGTCGATGCTCACCACCATACTCATTTCTCTGGTGCTTAACCTGCTGTTTGCCTTCGTCGGCGGACTGCTGGCGGTACGCTACGTGCCGCGCTTCGGCGCCTGGCGGATGTCGCTTGCGGGTTATGCCTGCCAGCTTGTGGCGCTGCTGGGCCTGGCGCTCATTGGCCGCCCCGAAGGCGCCTCTGAAGGGGTGCTCGCCGTGGCGATGCTGGCACTATTCCTGTTCGGTCAGGGCTTCGGCCCGGGCGCGCATACCATGACGTTCGCCTCCCTGAGCTACCCGACCTCGCTGCGCGGCGTGGGCGTGGGCCTCAACCAGACGCTGATGCGCAGCAGCTCGACGCTGTCGCTGTTTCTGTTCCCGCTGCTGGTGGCGTCGCTGGATACCGCCGTCTTCTGGGTGATTGCGCTGGCGCCGTTTATCGGCCTGGCGTCGCTGCTGGCAATCCGCTGGGAGCCGTCCGGGTATGATGTGGATGCGGAGGACTACCGGTAA
- the bacA gene encoding undecaprenyl-diphosphate phosphatase codes for MSDMHSLLVAAILGVVEGLTEFLPVSSTGHMIIVGHLLGFEGDTAKTFEVVIQLGSILAVVVMFWRRLFGLIGIHFGRPPQHEGAGKGRLSLIHILLGMIPAVVLGLVFHDAIKSLFNPINVMYALVVGGFLLIAAEVLKPKTPRAEGLDDMTYRQAFIIGCFQCLALWPGFSRSGATISGGMLMGVSRYAASEFSFLLAVPMMMGATVLDVYKSYHFLTAGDIPMFAVGFITAFIVALIAIKTFLQLIKRISFIPFAIYRFIVAAAVYVVFF; via the coding sequence ATGAGCGATATGCACTCGCTGCTGGTGGCGGCAATACTGGGTGTGGTCGAAGGATTGACGGAGTTTTTGCCGGTCTCCAGTACGGGCCATATGATTATCGTTGGCCATCTGCTGGGCTTTGAAGGCGATACCGCAAAAACGTTTGAAGTGGTGATCCAGCTGGGGTCTATTCTGGCGGTGGTCGTGATGTTCTGGCGTCGCCTGTTTGGCCTGATCGGCATCCATTTTGGCCGTCCGCCTCAGCACGAGGGGGCCGGTAAAGGTCGTCTGTCACTGATCCATATTCTGCTCGGGATGATCCCTGCGGTGGTGCTGGGCCTGGTGTTCCACGACGCCATCAAATCGCTGTTTAACCCGATTAACGTAATGTACGCGCTGGTGGTGGGGGGCTTCCTGCTGATCGCCGCGGAAGTGCTGAAGCCAAAAACGCCGCGCGCGGAAGGTCTGGACGATATGACGTATCGTCAGGCGTTTATCATTGGCTGCTTCCAGTGTCTGGCGCTGTGGCCGGGCTTCTCGCGTTCAGGCGCAACCATCTCCGGCGGGATGCTGATGGGCGTAAGCCGTTACGCCGCCTCAGAGTTCTCGTTCCTGCTGGCGGTGCCGATGATGATGGGCGCCACCGTACTCGACGTCTATAAGAGCTATCACTTCCTGACGGCTGGCGACATTCCGATGTTCGCCGTCGGCTTCATCACCGCGTTTATCGTGGCGCTGATTGCCATTAAAACCTTCCTGCAGCTGATTAAGCGTATCTCGTTTATTCCGTTCGCGATCTATCGCTTTATCGTGGCGGCTGCGGTGTACGTGGTCTTCTTCTGA
- a CDS encoding urease subunit gamma, protein MELTPREKDKLLLFTAALVAERRLARGVKLNYPESVALISAFIMEGARDGETVASLMEAGRHVLRRDQVMEGVPEMIPDIQVEATFPDGSKLVTVHNPIV, encoded by the coding sequence ATGGAACTGACTCCCAGAGAAAAAGACAAGCTGTTGCTGTTCACCGCCGCGCTGGTTGCCGAACGCCGCCTTGCGCGCGGGGTAAAGCTCAATTACCCGGAATCGGTCGCGCTGATCAGCGCCTTCATTATGGAGGGCGCGCGCGATGGCGAAACCGTCGCCTCGCTGATGGAGGCGGGCCGCCACGTCCTGAGGCGCGACCAGGTAATGGAGGGCGTCCCGGAGATGATCCCGGATATTCAGGTCGAAGCCACCTTCCCGGACGGATCGAAGCTCGTCACCGTCCACAACCCGATCGTCTAA